The Paenibacillus sp. MBLB1832 genome has a window encoding:
- a CDS encoding FtsK/SpoIIIE family DNA translocase, translated as MAKRRKKTKAIKSSLLFELYGILILIFSVIALAHQGHVGNSLIYLFRFFVGTWYSLIPLIFIYVALYAMIKRAWPPMLTLKKAGILLFIFGLLIKNHIDLFNQLYPNHDFSSGKVISSTWKAMLEGLHPTDAGRAALEHGIGGGMIGAFLYSILYFLFDYLGARLIQYMLFVMGFILATGISYVDLGNILKGRFSNIGQNIKDRMKEWLQDRNVQPQATASATSANVTKSAKKSTYVPIDDEFDEEVFQPVKRTKRAAPLFMELLRPIKENRKKHSAVARDDVEVETQPSDEAQEEVVYSTQVPSSIDHYETEGEQPAPIIRDFQEQVMQESQHAGKSPEGTATSSPTPQPSKTSAGETDLNEPVSVEFQVDAPAVVSRPYEMPSLDLLARPALGKGSEMADYKANARKLEATLESFGVRAKVLEVVRGPAVTRYEIQPDVGVKVSRIVSLTDDIALALAAKDIRMEAPIPGKSAIGIEVPNLEVSVVTMREVMETSSFQESSSRLSVVLGRDISGQPIFGNLARMPHLLVAGATGSGKSVCINGIITSILYKAKPNEVKFLMIDPKMVELNVYNGIPHLLAPVVTDPRRASLALKKVVVEMEKRYELFSKSGTRNIEGYNALLTESGTAPPLPYYVVIVDELADLMMVAANDVEDSICRLAQMARAAGIHLIIATQRPSVDVITGVIKANIPSRIAFGVSSQVDSRTILDMVGAEKLLGRGDMLYLPVGASKPVRVQGAFLSDGEVEQVVSFVRTQEQANYREELVPQVEEMPEQQNEFEDELYDQAVQIVLEAKQASVSLLQRRMRVGYTRAARLVDAMEAKGVVGPYEGSKPREVLISLEQYQHNRISS; from the coding sequence TTGGCGAAACGCAGAAAAAAGACCAAAGCAATAAAAAGTAGTTTGCTTTTTGAACTCTACGGCATACTGATCTTGATTTTCTCAGTCATCGCTCTTGCCCATCAGGGTCATGTGGGAAATTCGTTGATTTATTTGTTTCGCTTTTTTGTGGGTACGTGGTACTCACTCATTCCGCTCATCTTCATTTATGTGGCCTTGTACGCCATGATCAAAAGAGCCTGGCCACCAATGCTAACCCTGAAGAAGGCAGGTATTCTGCTATTTATATTCGGGTTATTGATTAAGAATCACATAGATTTATTCAATCAGCTGTATCCGAATCATGATTTCTCATCGGGGAAAGTCATTTCTTCGACTTGGAAAGCAATGCTGGAAGGCCTACATCCCACAGATGCGGGGAGAGCAGCATTAGAACACGGAATTGGCGGCGGGATGATCGGAGCATTCTTGTACAGCATCCTCTATTTTCTATTTGATTACTTAGGGGCAAGGCTAATCCAATATATGCTCTTTGTTATGGGATTTATTCTTGCAACAGGCATCTCGTATGTGGATCTAGGCAACATCTTAAAGGGGCGGTTCAGTAATATTGGTCAAAATATCAAGGATCGCATGAAAGAATGGCTGCAGGATCGCAATGTTCAGCCGCAGGCAACGGCATCAGCTACTAGTGCTAATGTGACAAAATCAGCGAAAAAGTCAACGTATGTCCCTATCGACGATGAGTTTGACGAAGAGGTTTTCCAGCCTGTAAAGCGAACGAAACGAGCTGCACCGCTCTTTATGGAGTTGCTTCGTCCCATTAAGGAAAATCGGAAGAAACATTCTGCTGTTGCACGAGATGACGTAGAGGTTGAGACGCAGCCCAGTGATGAGGCGCAGGAGGAAGTGGTTTATTCCACTCAAGTACCTAGTTCAATTGACCATTATGAGACGGAAGGTGAACAGCCCGCGCCGATTATACGCGATTTCCAAGAGCAGGTGATGCAAGAATCACAGCATGCTGGTAAATCCCCAGAAGGGACTGCAACATCATCACCAACACCTCAACCATCGAAAACAAGCGCCGGAGAAACGGATTTGAATGAACCAGTTAGTGTTGAATTTCAAGTAGATGCACCTGCAGTTGTTTCCAGACCGTATGAAATGCCTTCCCTGGACTTGTTAGCGAGGCCAGCATTAGGGAAGGGCAGCGAGATGGCGGACTATAAGGCCAATGCCAGAAAGCTTGAAGCAACACTTGAAAGCTTTGGCGTGCGTGCCAAAGTTTTGGAAGTTGTTAGAGGTCCTGCCGTAACACGATATGAAATTCAACCCGATGTCGGTGTGAAGGTTAGCCGGATTGTGTCGTTGACGGACGATATAGCGCTTGCATTAGCTGCGAAGGATATTCGGATGGAAGCACCGATCCCAGGTAAATCCGCGATTGGGATCGAAGTTCCGAACTTGGAAGTTTCTGTCGTTACGATGCGAGAAGTAATGGAAACGTCATCTTTCCAAGAATCTAGTTCACGTTTGTCCGTTGTTCTTGGTCGTGATATTTCTGGTCAGCCTATCTTTGGAAATTTGGCGAGAATGCCCCATCTGCTCGTTGCTGGAGCCACTGGGTCAGGGAAATCAGTTTGTATTAACGGGATTATTACGAGCATCCTGTATAAAGCGAAACCGAATGAAGTAAAGTTTCTAATGATTGACCCCAAAATGGTTGAGTTGAATGTGTATAATGGCATTCCTCATCTGCTGGCACCTGTTGTCACAGATCCAAGACGAGCTTCGCTGGCACTTAAGAAAGTCGTCGTCGAGATGGAGAAACGTTACGAGCTATTCTCGAAGAGTGGAACACGTAATATTGAAGGGTATAACGCCTTGTTGACTGAAAGCGGAACAGCACCGCCTTTACCTTACTATGTGGTCATTGTCGATGAGTTAGCCGATTTGATGATGGTTGCTGCGAATGATGTGGAAGATTCGATCTGCCGACTTGCTCAGATGGCAAGGGCGGCAGGGATTCATCTCATTATTGCTACCCAACGGCCATCCGTTGACGTTATCACTGGTGTCATTAAGGCGAATATTCCTTCGCGGATTGCTTTCGGAGTATCGTCCCAGGTGGATTCGCGGACGATTTTGGATATGGTTGGCGCTGAGAAGCTGCTAGGTCGCGGGGATATGCTTTATCTTCCTGTCGGAGCATCGAAGCCAGTTCGTGTGCAAGGCGCATTTCTTTCCGATGGCGAAGTTGAACAGGTCGTTAGTTTCGTCCGTACGCAGGAACAAGCGAACTATCGCGAAGAATTAGTGCCACAGGTTGAGGAGATGCCTGAACAGCAGAATGAATTTGAGGACGAGCTGTACGATCAGGCTGTGCAAATTGTGTTAGAGGCCAAACAAGCATCGGTATCTTTGCTTCAAAGACGTATGCGAGTAGGTTATACGCGTGCGGCAAGACTTGTCGATGCCATGGAAGCCAAGGGTGTCGTTGGTCCGTATGAAGGAAGCAAGCCACGTGAAGTTCTGATTTCACTGGAGCAATACCAACATAATCGGATTAGCTCATAA
- the sleB gene encoding spore cortex-lytic enzyme, with protein sequence MNKRLIVIAFCLVFVLVVSFQLKGRMNPPTEETFSKNEVRYGATGTDVYELQGRLKFIGFYGGGIDGDFGYKTLTAVKRFQGEFGMKVDGVVGPKTKLKLWEATKSWKPTAPEKSSSAQGGTNTSGVDQKPANLTPSNNLGYSEQDINLMANAVNGEARGEPYVGQVAVAAVILNRVKSASFPNTISGVIFQPGAFTAVADGQIWLTPNESSKKAVKDALNGWDPTGGCIYYFNPETATSKWIWTRKQVKNIGKHIFCV encoded by the coding sequence ATGAATAAACGACTAATCGTCATTGCGTTTTGTCTTGTTTTTGTCTTGGTAGTTTCCTTTCAATTGAAGGGACGAATGAATCCGCCAACAGAAGAAACTTTTAGCAAAAATGAAGTGCGTTATGGAGCTACAGGCACAGATGTATATGAATTACAGGGCAGATTGAAATTTATTGGTTTTTATGGCGGCGGTATCGATGGGGATTTCGGTTATAAAACGTTAACCGCGGTGAAGCGATTCCAAGGTGAATTTGGGATGAAGGTAGATGGGGTTGTTGGCCCCAAAACGAAGCTCAAGCTGTGGGAAGCTACAAAAAGCTGGAAACCTACTGCACCAGAGAAATCGTCGAGTGCGCAAGGCGGTACGAATACGAGTGGAGTGGATCAAAAGCCAGCCAATTTAACACCTTCGAACAATCTAGGGTATTCGGAACAAGATATTAATCTGATGGCGAATGCCGTTAATGGGGAAGCACGCGGCGAGCCTTATGTCGGGCAAGTTGCTGTGGCTGCTGTCATTCTGAATCGTGTGAAATCAGCCAGTTTTCCGAACACGATTTCTGGTGTAATCTTTCAGCCAGGGGCTTTTACAGCCGTAGCCGATGGCCAGATATGGTTAACACCGAATGAATCTTCGAAAAAGGCGGTTAAAGACGCATTAAACGGCTGGGACCCGACAGGAGGATGTATTTATTATTTTAACCCAGAGACGGCAACGTCCAAGTGGATTTGGACACGTAAACAAGTGAAAAACATCGGTAAACATATTTTTTGCGTTTAA
- the yfmF gene encoding EF-P 5-aminopentanol modification-associated protein YfmF, producing MEPTQFERSTWKHIRIHVMPTDRFKTFAISVYIGRQLEEESVTSTALTPFILRRGTELRPETKQFREYLDDLYGAGFGFDIYKRGDYQIVQLRMDIINDRFVKSANSLLKQGLEFVGETLTRPALEDNHFRNKYVDAEKMTLRKRIESVINDKIRYAAERCMEEMCSNEPYRLHPLGKIEDLDGMNADHLYEQYKEWLQTSPMDIYVVGHTTLDEVEEIVKQSFAIDRSSEANYATTPPRGVTGEVKTIVERLDVNQGKLNMGLRTNISYTDDKYPVALMYNGVLGGYPHSKLFTNVREKASLAYYASSRYDGHKGILTIQSGIEMANYEKAVDIIRKQLAAMAQGEISEIEWSQTRAMISNQLREIQDSAFELISFDFNAILSGKERSVAGLISAVEQVDIPAIAEAAKGVQLDTIYFLRDQKGE from the coding sequence TTGGAGCCTACTCAATTTGAGCGTAGTACCTGGAAGCACATCCGTATTCACGTCATGCCTACAGACCGTTTCAAAACGTTTGCCATATCTGTTTACATAGGCCGTCAATTAGAGGAAGAATCTGTTACAAGCACGGCACTCACACCTTTTATCCTTCGGCGAGGCACTGAACTGCGCCCAGAAACGAAGCAATTTCGCGAATACTTAGATGATTTGTATGGTGCGGGTTTTGGTTTTGATATTTACAAAAGAGGCGATTATCAGATCGTTCAGCTTCGGATGGACATTATTAACGATCGTTTTGTGAAATCAGCCAATTCCTTGCTGAAACAGGGTCTTGAATTTGTAGGTGAAACACTTACACGACCAGCATTAGAAGATAATCATTTCCGCAATAAGTATGTGGATGCTGAGAAGATGACGCTGCGCAAACGAATTGAGTCCGTCATTAATGATAAAATTCGCTACGCGGCTGAGCGCTGTATGGAGGAAATGTGCAGCAATGAGCCTTATCGTCTTCATCCACTAGGGAAAATTGAAGATCTCGACGGTATGAATGCTGATCATTTGTACGAACAATATAAAGAATGGCTGCAAACGTCGCCGATGGATATTTATGTGGTTGGCCACACAACGCTGGATGAAGTTGAAGAGATTGTGAAGCAATCATTTGCCATCGATCGATCGTCCGAAGCGAATTATGCGACAACTCCGCCACGGGGCGTTACAGGTGAAGTGAAAACGATTGTCGAGCGTTTGGATGTGAACCAAGGGAAGTTGAACATGGGATTAAGAACCAATATTTCTTACACGGATGACAAATATCCAGTTGCCCTCATGTACAATGGCGTGCTTGGCGGTTATCCGCATTCCAAATTGTTTACCAATGTACGTGAGAAAGCTAGCCTGGCTTACTATGCATCGTCTCGTTATGATGGACACAAAGGCATCCTCACGATTCAATCTGGCATTGAGATGGCGAATTATGAGAAAGCCGTTGATATTATTCGGAAACAACTTGCAGCAATGGCGCAGGGTGAGATCAGTGAGATCGAATGGAGTCAAACACGCGCAATGATTTCCAATCAGTTGCGAGAGATTCAAGACTCAGCCTTCGAATTAATTTCATTTGATTTCAATGCGATCTTGTCGGGAAAAGAGCGCTCTGTTGCAGGCTTGATTTCGGCTGTAGAGCAAGTCGATATACCTGCAATCGCAGAAGCAGCCAAAGGCGTGCAATTGGATACGATATACTTTTTACGGGATCAGAAGGGGGAGTAG
- the yfmH gene encoding EF-P 5-aminopentanol modification-associated protein YfmH translates to MQSIPYPQLDETIYHEILDNGLHVFVLPKEGFQKTYATFTTKYGSIDNYFQVQGREEVRVPDGIAHFLEHKMFEEPEGDIFATFATNGASANAFTSFDRTAYLFSSTDRYLENLTTLINFVQNPYFTDENVEKEKGIIGQEIKMYEDNADWRSYYGLIESLYAKHPIHIDIAGTVASIAEISKETLYECYYTFYHPSNMSLFVVGGVDPQEVITLVKENQAAKTFPPQGEIKRFFPEEPAEVKEARRLIILPVSLPKCLMGFKEEAPDVTGKPLLVRELTTKLMLDVLFSSSSEIYQSLYDDQLISDNFGHEYNCSDGYAFSIVGGDTKDPEQLIARIREEVEKRKASGLDEVTFERSRKKKIGSFLRMMNSPESIANEYTKYRFKGIDLFDILPVYEQITLEDVNRRFREHFDWSKLAVSIVQSREQS, encoded by the coding sequence ATGCAGAGTATTCCATATCCACAGCTCGATGAAACCATTTATCATGAAATTCTTGATAATGGGCTGCATGTGTTTGTGTTACCCAAGGAAGGATTTCAGAAAACCTATGCGACCTTTACGACCAAGTATGGTTCCATTGATAATTACTTTCAGGTCCAAGGAAGAGAGGAAGTTCGTGTGCCAGATGGCATCGCGCATTTCTTAGAACATAAGATGTTTGAGGAGCCAGAAGGAGACATTTTCGCAACGTTTGCGACGAACGGCGCTTCGGCGAATGCGTTTACGAGCTTTGATAGAACGGCGTATTTGTTCTCTTCTACGGACCGCTACTTAGAAAATTTAACGACATTAATTAATTTTGTTCAAAACCCTTATTTCACAGACGAAAATGTGGAGAAGGAGAAAGGGATCATTGGGCAAGAAATCAAAATGTACGAGGATAATGCGGACTGGCGAAGCTATTATGGATTAATCGAGTCGTTGTATGCGAAGCATCCTATTCATATTGATATCGCAGGTACTGTAGCATCCATCGCTGAAATTTCGAAGGAGACGCTATATGAGTGCTATTACACGTTTTACCATCCGAGCAATATGAGTTTGTTCGTCGTTGGAGGCGTAGATCCGCAAGAAGTGATTACACTTGTCAAAGAAAATCAGGCAGCGAAAACGTTCCCGCCTCAAGGTGAGATCAAGCGGTTCTTCCCTGAAGAACCTGCCGAGGTGAAAGAAGCGCGAAGACTCATTATTCTTCCCGTTTCTTTGCCGAAATGCTTGATGGGCTTCAAGGAAGAAGCGCCCGATGTGACGGGTAAACCATTGCTAGTTAGAGAACTTACTACGAAATTAATGTTGGATGTGCTGTTCAGCTCTAGCTCTGAGATTTATCAATCCCTGTATGATGATCAACTTATTTCGGATAATTTCGGTCATGAATACAACTGCAGTGATGGTTATGCTTTTTCCATTGTAGGGGGAGATACCAAAGATCCTGAGCAACTGATTGCACGCATTCGTGAAGAAGTTGAAAAGAGAAAAGCGTCTGGCTTAGATGAAGTTACCTTCGAGCGCAGCCGTAAGAAGAAAATCGGATCGTTCCTACGGATGATGAATTCTCCTGAGTCGATCGCTAATGAATATACAAAGTATCGCTTCAAAGGAATCGATTTGTTCGACATTTTGCCTGTGTATGAGCAAATCACGTTAGAGGACGTCAATCGCAGATTCCGCGAGCACTTTGACTGGAGCAAACTTGCCGTATCGATCGTGCAAAGTCGTGAACAGTCGTGA
- the ymfI gene encoding elongation factor P 5-aminopentanone reductase produces the protein MTFNPPTPFSEQTVLITGASRGIGAAIARRFAAVGMQIVIHYRESHEAANEIARACMKQGAKVLTVSADIQSHEQILKMRDKLEQMNMMPDIVVNNAGISHYGLLSDVTEEDWDRVMDVNLKGSFLCTQAFMAPMIKMKYGRIINVSSIWGISGASCEVLYSTAKGGLNAFTKALAKELAPSGVTVNAVAPGAVQTDMMAGFQSDEIEAITSEIPAGRLASPDEVASLVYFLALPESGYITGQIISPNGGWLT, from the coding sequence GTGACGTTTAACCCACCTACGCCATTTAGCGAACAAACGGTGCTGATTACTGGCGCAAGCAGAGGAATTGGAGCTGCAATCGCACGGCGATTCGCCGCGGTAGGCATGCAGATCGTAATACACTATCGTGAATCCCATGAGGCCGCGAACGAGATTGCGCGAGCCTGTATGAAGCAAGGCGCCAAAGTACTCACCGTATCTGCTGACATTCAATCGCATGAGCAGATTCTCAAGATGAGAGATAAATTAGAGCAAATGAATATGATGCCGGATATCGTAGTCAATAATGCGGGGATCTCGCACTACGGACTGCTCTCCGATGTCACCGAGGAAGATTGGGACCGTGTCATGGATGTGAATCTCAAAGGTTCATTTCTGTGCACACAAGCGTTCATGGCCCCGATGATTAAAATGAAGTACGGACGCATAATTAATGTATCTTCGATTTGGGGGATTTCAGGCGCGTCCTGCGAAGTACTCTATTCTACTGCCAAAGGCGGCCTGAATGCTTTCACGAAAGCATTAGCGAAAGAGCTTGCTCCATCAGGGGTTACGGTGAATGCCGTGGCTCCTGGAGCAGTTCAAACGGATATGATGGCAGGCTTTCAATCCGATGAAATTGAAGCAATTACTTCCGAAATTCCAGCAGGCCGGTTAGCATCACCTGATGAAGTGGCATCATTGGTCTATTTTTTGGCGTTGCCTGAATCTGGTTACATCACAGGTCAAATCATCAGCCCTAATGGTGGTTGGCTTACATAA
- a CDS encoding DUF3243 domain-containing protein, whose product MATVLKVFDKWKEFLAERVSQAGHAGMSEETIAKLAFQIGEFLADKVDPENEQERVLKELWDAGDEQDKRTLARLMVKLVDKG is encoded by the coding sequence ATGGCTACTGTACTTAAGGTGTTCGACAAATGGAAAGAGTTTTTGGCTGAACGCGTGAGTCAGGCGGGACATGCAGGGATGAGTGAGGAAACGATCGCGAAGCTCGCTTTTCAAATTGGTGAATTTTTGGCTGACAAAGTGGATCCAGAAAATGAGCAAGAACGTGTACTCAAAGAGTTGTGGGATGCTGGGGACGAGCAGGACAAACGTACACTTGCCCGCCTCATGGTAAAATTAGTAGACAAAGGTTAA
- a CDS encoding DUF3388 domain-containing protein, whose translation MEYKIHKNRPGLLGDIASLMGMLDINIVTINGVEDRTRGMLLQTNDEEKIDLMGKMLRKVDNITITALRPPKLVDILAVRHGRYIERDSDDRKTFRFTRDELGLLVDFLGEIFKREGNQVVGLRGMPRVGKTESIIAGSVCANKRWTFVSSTLLRQTVRSQLSEDEMAPNNVYIIDGIVSTIRSNEKHYSLLQDIMGMPSTKVIEHPDIFIRESEYTYNHFDYIIELRNSPDEEINYDSFTYTSEPF comes from the coding sequence ATGGAGTATAAAATTCACAAGAACCGCCCTGGTTTATTAGGTGATATAGCTTCATTGATGGGGATGCTGGATATTAACATTGTGACGATTAACGGGGTAGAAGATCGTACACGAGGCATGCTTCTCCAAACGAATGATGAAGAAAAAATTGATTTAATGGGTAAAATGTTGAGAAAAGTAGATAATATTACTATTACAGCTTTACGACCACCTAAATTGGTTGATATTCTGGCAGTTCGTCACGGGCGTTACATTGAGCGCGATTCTGATGATCGCAAAACGTTCCGCTTTACACGCGACGAATTAGGACTTCTTGTTGACTTTCTTGGTGAGATTTTCAAAAGAGAAGGGAATCAGGTTGTGGGGCTGCGCGGTATGCCGCGTGTAGGTAAAACAGAATCCATCATCGCAGGCAGCGTATGTGCCAATAAACGCTGGACTTTCGTATCGTCAACACTGTTGAGACAAACGGTTCGCAGTCAATTATCTGAGGATGAAATGGCTCCAAACAATGTTTATATCATTGACGGGATCGTCTCCACGATTCGTTCCAATGAGAAGCATTATAGCCTCCTGCAAGATATTATGGGAATGCCGTCGACGAAGGTCATTGAGCACCCAGACATTTTTATTCGCGAGTCAGAATATACCTATAATCACTTTGATTATATTATCGAGCTGCGTAACAGCCCAGATGAAGAAATTAATTATGATTCTTTCACGTATACATCTGAACCATTTTAA
- a CDS encoding helix-turn-helix domain-containing protein — translation MSDLGYILRKTRQEKKISLDDLQEVTKIRKRYLEAIEEGNYKVLPGSFYVRAFIKSYAEAVGLDPTEVLNMYQSTNPSPAIEKPVVEVIRSNRTRVRNTEKMSRWASSLMFVCFILLIFGIVYYYTYKNYKGTPADEKPTQTQTPRITDSTNPSPNSSVNATGEGKATTVATSTPTPTPAPTPTPPAVQVKFSSNEKGVDNYIITGTANLNIQFKIKGSCWIAVNALTPEGDKGALLRQKLYNDGDTDLFDIPSSAYLNVGAASALQLMVNGTLVPVGDTPNPKRVQLNLQKS, via the coding sequence ATGTCTGATTTAGGTTATATTTTGCGTAAAACACGCCAGGAAAAAAAGATTTCACTTGATGATCTTCAAGAAGTAACGAAAATTCGCAAACGCTATCTTGAAGCCATTGAGGAAGGAAACTATAAAGTATTGCCTGGCAGTTTCTATGTACGTGCTTTTATCAAGAGCTATGCAGAAGCTGTAGGATTAGATCCTACAGAAGTTCTGAATATGTATCAATCAACGAATCCGTCCCCTGCGATTGAGAAGCCTGTCGTCGAAGTGATTCGTTCGAATAGAACAAGAGTCCGTAATACGGAAAAGATGAGCCGATGGGCTTCCAGCCTGATGTTTGTCTGTTTTATTTTGCTAATATTCGGAATTGTGTACTACTATACATATAAGAACTATAAAGGCACACCTGCGGATGAGAAGCCGACGCAAACGCAAACGCCGCGGATTACTGATTCGACGAACCCCTCTCCGAATTCATCTGTGAACGCGACAGGTGAGGGGAAAGCAACGACCGTTGCTACGTCCACTCCGACGCCAACTCCTGCACCAACGCCGACACCGCCTGCGGTTCAAGTGAAGTTTAGCAGCAATGAAAAGGGCGTGGATAACTACATCATAACAGGCACAGCCAATTTAAATATCCAGTTTAAAATTAAGGGATCATGTTGGATAGCTGTTAACGCATTGACTCCCGAGGGAGACAAAGGGGCGTTGCTTAGACAGAAGCTGTATAATGATGGTGACACGGATTTGTTTGACATACCAAGCTCTGCCTATTTAAATGTAGGCGCAGCAAGTGCTTTGCAGCTTATGGTCAATGGGACGCTGGTTCCTGTCGGTGATACACCGAATCCGAAGCGAGTACAATTGAATTTGCAGAAAAGCTAG
- a CDS encoding YajQ family cyclic di-GMP-binding protein: protein MSSESSFDIVSKVDMQELNNAIQQAEKEMLTRFDFKGSKSSIKLDKDQLVVTSDDEFKLQNVLDIMHAKMTKRGISIKNLEYSKVEPAAGQTVRQKISMKQGVDQENSKKINILIRDSKLKVKTQIQGDQIRVTGKSRDDLQAVIALLRKADIPLDLQFVNMK, encoded by the coding sequence ATGAGTTCAGAGAGTTCATTTGATATCGTATCCAAGGTGGATATGCAAGAATTAAACAATGCCATTCAACAAGCGGAAAAAGAAATGCTAACTCGCTTTGATTTTAAAGGTAGCAAGAGTAGTATTAAACTAGATAAAGATCAGCTGGTTGTGACTTCGGATGACGAGTTCAAGCTTCAGAACGTTCTTGATATTATGCATGCCAAAATGACAAAACGCGGCATCTCGATTAAAAATCTCGAATATTCCAAGGTTGAGCCAGCGGCTGGCCAAACCGTAAGACAGAAAATTAGCATGAAGCAAGGCGTGGATCAAGAAAACTCGAAGAAAATTAATATTTTAATTCGTGACTCCAAGCTTAAAGTAAAAACTCAAATTCAAGGGGATCAAATCCGTGTAACAGGGAAGAGCCGTGACGATTTGCAAGCTGTTATTGCCCTTCTTCGTAAAGCAGATATTCCGTTAGACTTGCAATTTGTTAATATGAAATAG
- the rimO gene encoding 30S ribosomal protein S12 methylthiotransferase RimO, protein MTEKVKVVTLGCEKNLVDSEIMAGLIHGRGFQLVENKEEATVIIVNTCGFIDAAKEESVNTILDMADLKQTANLKALIVSGCLTQRYKQQLMEEMPEIDGIVGTGDFDKINHIVDEALRGKKPVLIGNPVFNYDADLPRLMTTPRYTAYVKIAEGCDNACTFCSIPIMRGAFKSRSIESVVAEVATLAAQGVKEISLIAQDSTNYGTDLYDKFMLPTLLNKVSEVEGIEWVRLHYAYPGFFSDELIEVMATNPKVCKYIDMPLQHSEDSILKRMRRPGRQKDTRELVRKIREAIPDVALRTSLIVGFPGETEEDFENLKAFVRDVQFDRLGVFAYSKEDDTPAARLPDQVPDDVKEYRANVIMEIQREISNIRGGRRIGQEIDVLIERYDGRSDVYIGRSQFDAPEIDGEVFVSNAKLNIGELAKVRITHSYEFDLSGEVIA, encoded by the coding sequence ATGACAGAAAAGGTTAAAGTAGTAACTCTCGGATGTGAGAAGAATCTGGTTGATTCCGAGATTATGGCAGGCTTAATTCATGGCCGTGGCTTTCAACTTGTCGAGAACAAGGAAGAAGCGACTGTTATTATCGTGAACACTTGCGGGTTCATTGATGCGGCGAAAGAAGAATCCGTGAATACCATTTTGGATATGGCAGACCTAAAACAAACGGCGAATCTTAAGGCGCTTATTGTGTCAGGCTGTTTAACACAAAGATATAAGCAGCAATTGATGGAAGAAATGCCAGAGATTGATGGGATCGTAGGAACTGGCGATTTTGACAAAATTAATCACATTGTGGATGAAGCGCTTAGAGGAAAGAAACCGGTTCTAATTGGGAATCCGGTATTTAACTATGACGCTGATCTACCTAGACTGATGACCACTCCACGCTATACGGCCTATGTGAAAATTGCAGAGGGTTGCGACAACGCATGTACGTTTTGTAGTATTCCGATTATGCGCGGTGCGTTCAAAAGTAGAAGTATCGAGTCGGTCGTCGCCGAAGTGGCTACACTTGCAGCGCAAGGTGTCAAAGAAATTAGCTTGATCGCGCAAGATTCTACGAATTATGGCACAGATCTTTACGATAAATTCATGCTGCCAACGCTGCTGAACAAAGTAAGTGAAGTGGAAGGCATTGAATGGGTGCGTCTGCATTATGCGTATCCAGGCTTCTTCAGCGATGAACTAATCGAAGTGATGGCGACGAATCCGAAAGTGTGCAAATATATCGATATGCCTTTACAGCACAGTGAAGATTCGATTTTGAAAAGAATGCGCAGACCTGGCCGTCAGAAGGATACACGTGAACTTGTGCGTAAAATTCGTGAAGCCATTCCTGATGTTGCGTTGCGTACTTCGCTGATCGTTGGATTCCCTGGTGAAACAGAAGAAGATTTTGAAAACTTGAAGGCGTTTGTTCGTGACGTTCAGTTTGACCGTCTTGGTGTATTCGCTTATTCCAAAGAGGATGATACACCAGCAGCGAGATTGCCAGATCAAGTTCCAGATGATGTGAAAGAATATCGCGCGAACGTTATTATGGAGATTCAACGAGAAATTTCCAACATTCGCGGTGGACGCCGTATCGGACAAGAGATTGATGTCTTGATTGAAAGATACGATGGCAGAAGCGATGTTTATATTGGCCGTTCCCAATTCGATGCACCTGAGATCGATGGCGAGGTATTCGTGTCGAACGCGAAGCTAAACATTGGTGAACTTGCCAAAGTACGTATTACCCACTCCTATGAGTTTGACTTATCTGGGGAGGTCATTGCATGA